A genomic region of Thunnus albacares chromosome 2, fThuAlb1.1, whole genome shotgun sequence contains the following coding sequences:
- the zbtb34 gene encoding zinc finger and BTB domain-containing protein 34 isoform X2 yields MAIMAVDKLEKHIQDMDDGSYIEFDVPEFSNTVLTQLNELRLQGKLCDIIVHIQGQPFRAHKAVLAASSPYFRDHSALSTMSGLSISVIKSPEVFEQLLAFCYTGHMSLQLKDIISFLTAASFLQMQAIIDKCTQILESIHSKISLPVSVCSPDKDDSQTSRNGVNDSNLFVNPTQISPPYYSRQSQAGHEARLELAGKGLGRGRQQQEEGQSDRGSSDSVSEHDAPMEGETEQVELIGKDGQVTDVHVKIEKIDRPTYSDSSSAGDDGYHTELVDGEQILAVSVGSYGPVIQPAAYSYSGLSSPCFVNLSSSSPSRSMLSGFRGGRTRAKRPLGIPAGVLSHIKQGSDDGESAVGPTGLENDVRERSLRSQWYPYNERLICIYCGKTFNQKGSLDRHMRLHMGITPFVCKFCGKKYTRKDQLEYHIRGHTDNKPFHCQICGKCFPFQGTLNQHLRKKHIGASEGSNHMDSPETTEGSSGQKDQEDTSEGMAFEAQYAEEAPASEMEESSKCSPEEAQASRCDF; encoded by the exons ATGGCAATTATG GCTGTCGACAAACTGGAGAAACATATCCAAGACATGGACGACGGCAGCTACATCGAGTTTGATGTGCCGGAGTTCAGCAACACGGTTCTGACCCAGCTCAATGAGCTGCGGCTGCAAGGGAAGTTGTGTGACATCATCGTTCACATTCAGGGCCAGCCATTTCGAGCCCACAAGGCTGTGCTGGCAGCCAGCTCACCCTACTTTCGTGATCACTCAGCTCTCAGCACAATGAGTGGCCTTTCCATCTCGGTCATCAAGAGCCCTGAGGTTTTTGAGCAGCTTCTTGCATTCTGCTATACAGGTCATATGTCCCTGCAGCTCAAGGATATTATCAGTTTCCTCACTGCTGCCAGCTTTCTGCAGATGCAGGCCATCATTGATAAATGTACCCAAATCCTTGAGAGCATCCACTCCAAAATCAGCCTCCCAGTTAGTGTCTGCAGCCCAGACAAGGACGACTCGCAGACCAGCCGCAATGGGGTCAATGACAGCAACCTCTTTGTAAACCCTACCCAGATCTCCCCCCCTTACTACTCCCGGCAGAGTCAGGCAGGACACGAAGCACGCTTGGAGCTCGCAGGAAAAGGCCTGGGTCGGGGGCGACAGCAGCAAGAGGAAGGCCAGTCGGACCGTGGCAGTAGTGATAGCGTGTCAGAGCATGATGCTCCCATGGAGGGAGAAACGGAGCAAGTGGAACTTATTGGCAAAGATGGGCAAGTAACAGATGTGCATGTGAAGATAGAGAAGATCGACAGGCCCACTTACTCAGATAGTTCCTCAGCTGGTGATGATGGCTACCACACAGAGTTGGTAGATGGAGAACAGATATTGGCTGTTAGTGTGGGTTCTTATGGTCCTGTCATCCAGCCTGCTGCCTATTCTTACTCAGGGCTGTCTTCCCCATGCTTTGTCAACCTTAGCAGCTCCAGTCCATCCCGCTCCATGCTCAGTGGGTTCAGAGGTGGGCGAACCAGGGCAAAGCGCCCCCTGGGCATCCCAGCAGGAGTGCTGAGTCATATCAAACAAGGCTCAGATGACGGCGAATCAGCTGTGGGACCCACAGGGTTGGAAAACGATGTGCGAGAGCGTAGTCTTCGGAGTCAGTGGTACCCCTACAATGAAAGACTCATTTGCATCTACTGTGGAAAGACCTTCAATCAGAAAGGGAGCCTGGACCGCCACATGCGCCTGCACATGGGAATTACCCCATTTGTTTGTAAATTCTGTGGCAAGAAGTACACAAGGAAAGACCAGCTGGAGTACCATATCCGTGGCCACACAGACAACAAGCCCTTCCACTGTCAGATCTGTGGCAAATGCTTCCCATTTCAGGGCACCCTTAACCAGCACCTGAGGAAGAAGCACATAGGAGCATCAGAGGGCAGCAATCACATGGACTCTCCAGAGACGACGGAGGGAAGCTCGGGTCAGAAGGACCAAGAGGATACATCTGAGGGGATGGCCTTTGAGGCACAATATGCAGAAGAGGCGCCAGCCAGTGAAATGGAGGAGAGTTCAAAATGCAGTCCAGAGGAGGCTCAAGCATCGAGATGTGATTTTTAG
- the zbtb34 gene encoding zinc finger and BTB domain-containing protein 34 isoform X1, with amino-acid sequence MLICKTAVDKLEKHIQDMDDGSYIEFDVPEFSNTVLTQLNELRLQGKLCDIIVHIQGQPFRAHKAVLAASSPYFRDHSALSTMSGLSISVIKSPEVFEQLLAFCYTGHMSLQLKDIISFLTAASFLQMQAIIDKCTQILESIHSKISLPVSVCSPDKDDSQTSRNGVNDSNLFVNPTQISPPYYSRQSQAGHEARLELAGKGLGRGRQQQEEGQSDRGSSDSVSEHDAPMEGETEQVELIGKDGQVTDVHVKIEKIDRPTYSDSSSAGDDGYHTELVDGEQILAVSVGSYGPVIQPAAYSYSGLSSPCFVNLSSSSPSRSMLSGFRGGRTRAKRPLGIPAGVLSHIKQGSDDGESAVGPTGLENDVRERSLRSQWYPYNERLICIYCGKTFNQKGSLDRHMRLHMGITPFVCKFCGKKYTRKDQLEYHIRGHTDNKPFHCQICGKCFPFQGTLNQHLRKKHIGASEGSNHMDSPETTEGSSGQKDQEDTSEGMAFEAQYAEEAPASEMEESSKCSPEEAQASRCDF; translated from the coding sequence GCTGTCGACAAACTGGAGAAACATATCCAAGACATGGACGACGGCAGCTACATCGAGTTTGATGTGCCGGAGTTCAGCAACACGGTTCTGACCCAGCTCAATGAGCTGCGGCTGCAAGGGAAGTTGTGTGACATCATCGTTCACATTCAGGGCCAGCCATTTCGAGCCCACAAGGCTGTGCTGGCAGCCAGCTCACCCTACTTTCGTGATCACTCAGCTCTCAGCACAATGAGTGGCCTTTCCATCTCGGTCATCAAGAGCCCTGAGGTTTTTGAGCAGCTTCTTGCATTCTGCTATACAGGTCATATGTCCCTGCAGCTCAAGGATATTATCAGTTTCCTCACTGCTGCCAGCTTTCTGCAGATGCAGGCCATCATTGATAAATGTACCCAAATCCTTGAGAGCATCCACTCCAAAATCAGCCTCCCAGTTAGTGTCTGCAGCCCAGACAAGGACGACTCGCAGACCAGCCGCAATGGGGTCAATGACAGCAACCTCTTTGTAAACCCTACCCAGATCTCCCCCCCTTACTACTCCCGGCAGAGTCAGGCAGGACACGAAGCACGCTTGGAGCTCGCAGGAAAAGGCCTGGGTCGGGGGCGACAGCAGCAAGAGGAAGGCCAGTCGGACCGTGGCAGTAGTGATAGCGTGTCAGAGCATGATGCTCCCATGGAGGGAGAAACGGAGCAAGTGGAACTTATTGGCAAAGATGGGCAAGTAACAGATGTGCATGTGAAGATAGAGAAGATCGACAGGCCCACTTACTCAGATAGTTCCTCAGCTGGTGATGATGGCTACCACACAGAGTTGGTAGATGGAGAACAGATATTGGCTGTTAGTGTGGGTTCTTATGGTCCTGTCATCCAGCCTGCTGCCTATTCTTACTCAGGGCTGTCTTCCCCATGCTTTGTCAACCTTAGCAGCTCCAGTCCATCCCGCTCCATGCTCAGTGGGTTCAGAGGTGGGCGAACCAGGGCAAAGCGCCCCCTGGGCATCCCAGCAGGAGTGCTGAGTCATATCAAACAAGGCTCAGATGACGGCGAATCAGCTGTGGGACCCACAGGGTTGGAAAACGATGTGCGAGAGCGTAGTCTTCGGAGTCAGTGGTACCCCTACAATGAAAGACTCATTTGCATCTACTGTGGAAAGACCTTCAATCAGAAAGGGAGCCTGGACCGCCACATGCGCCTGCACATGGGAATTACCCCATTTGTTTGTAAATTCTGTGGCAAGAAGTACACAAGGAAAGACCAGCTGGAGTACCATATCCGTGGCCACACAGACAACAAGCCCTTCCACTGTCAGATCTGTGGCAAATGCTTCCCATTTCAGGGCACCCTTAACCAGCACCTGAGGAAGAAGCACATAGGAGCATCAGAGGGCAGCAATCACATGGACTCTCCAGAGACGACGGAGGGAAGCTCGGGTCAGAAGGACCAAGAGGATACATCTGAGGGGATGGCCTTTGAGGCACAATATGCAGAAGAGGCGCCAGCCAGTGAAATGGAGGAGAGTTCAAAATGCAGTCCAGAGGAGGCTCAAGCATCGAGATGTGATTTTTAG